Genomic window (Caldinitratiruptor microaerophilus):
GGGGGCGACCGCTTCGAGCGCGAGACCGCGGAGTTCTTCGAGCGCGTGCGCGAAGGATACCTGGAGCTGGCAGCCGCCGAGCCCGAGCGGATCCGGGTGGTGGACGCCTCGCGGCCGCCCGGGGAGGTCCAGGCCGAGGTCCGCCGGCTGGTGCGGGAGATCTGGCCCGTACGGCAGGGGGCGAACGCATGAAACTGGTGATCGCGGTCATCCAGGACAAGGACGCCCACCGGCTGCTGGAAGGGCTCATGCAGGCCGGGTTCGGCGCCACCAAGCTGGCCAGTACGGGCGGCTTCCTGCGGGAGGGGAACACCACCCTCCTGGTCGGGGTGGAAGACGAGCGGGTGGACGAGGTCATCGGCATCATCCGCCGGACCTGCAAGGCCCGGGAGCAGCTCGTGACCCCGCTGGCGCCCATGAGCGGGTCGGCGGAATCCTACCTCCCGTACCCCGTCGAGGTGCAGGTCGGGGGCGCGACCGTCTTCGTCCTCCAAGTGGACCGGTTCGAGAAGTTCTGAGATGGGCTGGTCGGAGGTCGTCGGCCAGCCGGTCGCGGTGCGGCTCCTGCGCGGAGCCGTCGCCGCGGGCCGGGTGGCGCATGCCTACCTCTTTTCCGGGCCGGAGGGGACGGGCCGGCGCACCGCGGCCCGTGTCCTGGCGAAGGCGCTCGGATGCGAGGCCCCGCCCGTGCCGGGCGATGCCTGCGACCGGTGCCGCCACTGCACCCGCGTGGATCGGGGCGTGCACGAGAACGTCCTGGTGGTCGAGCCCCGGGGCCGCGAGATCCGCCTCTGGCAGGTGGTGCACCGGGAAGAGAGCGACCGCCAGGGGGCGGTGCCGCTGTCCGACTTCCTCGTGGTCCGGCCCGCGGAGGGCGCGCGGAAGGTCGTGATCGTCGACGGGGCCGAAACCCTGAACCCCGAGGCGGCCAACAGCCTCCTCAAGAGCCTGGAGGAGCCGCCCCCGTATGCCCACATCCTCCTCCTGACCGCCAACCCCGCTGCCGTCCTGCCGACCATCCGCTCCCGCTGCCAGACGGTGCAGTTCGCGCCCATCGCCCCGGGGGTGATCGAGGCCGCCTTGCGGGACGAGGGGGTCCAGGCGGAAGCAGCCCGGCTGGCGGCAGCCCTTGCGGGGGGGAGCCTGGGGCGTGCTCGGGCGCTGGTGAAGGACGAGGCGCTGCTGAGGCGGCGCCAGGAGGTGGGAGAGCTCCTCGCGGAGGTGCCGCGTCGGGATGACGCCTGGCGGCTGGCCCGCGCCGAGGAGCTGGACCAGCGTCGCGAGGAGCTTCCCGCCGTGCTCGATCTCATGGTCCTCTGGTTGCGGGACGCCATGGTGGTGGCCGAGGGCGGCCGTGCGCCAGGAGACCCCGCGCAGGCGGACGACCCGACCGGGCGGATCCTCACCGACCTGGTCAGGTGGGGGCGGGAGCGCCTGATCCGGGGGCTGGAGGCGGTGGAGGCCGCCCGGGGGCAGCTGGACCGCAACGCGAACCCCCGGCTCGTCTTGGACGTGCTCCTCCTCCGGTTGGGAGCGTAGCTTGTCCCTGTCCGATGCAGCACCTATACTGGGCCTGAGTGGGGATCTGCCCCTGGGGGTATCGGCATGGTTCGGGTCGTCGGGGTGCGGTTCCGAAGAGCGGGCAAGATCTACTACTTCGATCCCGGAGACCTCCCGCTGCGGCGCGGGATGCACGTGATCGTGGAGACCAGCCGCGGGATGGAGTACGGCGAGGTCGCGCTCCCACCTCGCTTCGTGGAGGAAGACGAGGTCGTCGGGGAGCTCAAGCCCATCGTGCGGGTGGCCACCCCCGAAGACGACCGGCGGATGGAAGAGAACCGGCGGCGGCAGGAGGAAGCGTTCCGGATCTGCCTGGAGAAGATCGACGCCCACGGCCTGCCCATGAACCTGGTGGACGCCGAGTACACCTTCGACGGCAGCAAGCTCGTCTTCTCCTTCACCGCCGAGGGGCGGGTGGACTTCCGGCAGCTGGTGCGTGACCTGGCCGCGGTGTTCCGGACCCGCATCGAGCTACGGCAGATCGGGGTCCGGGACGAAGCCAAGCTCCTCGGGGGCATCGGACCCTGCGGGCGGGTCCTGTGCTGCAGCAGTTTCCTCTCCGACTTCGCGCCGGTGTCCATCCGGATGGCCAAGGACCAGAACCTCTCGCTCAACCCGACCAAGATCTCCGGCCTCTGCGGCCGTCTCATGTGCTGCCTGCGGTACGAGCAGGGTCACTACGGGCCGGCCCGGCCCGCCGTGAGCACCGAAGACCTCCTGACCGCTGCGCAGGCGGAGCCGGCCGGGGTTCCGGCGGAGCTCGAGCAGGAGCCGGATCTGGTCCTGGCCGGCGCGGACGAGGGCGAGGGACCGCTCCTCGACCTCCTCGCAGCCGAGGAGGTCTCCGCAGGGGAAGAGGTCGAAGCGGCCCACCCCGCGCCGGCGCCCGGGGCCGGCCGGCGCCGCCGCCGGCGGCGGGGCGGGCGGGGACGGCGGTCAGAGCCCGGGCAGCCCCCGGCGGCCGGGCCCGCCGGGTCGTGAGGCGAGCCGCGGGCGAGGAGGCTGCAGGAGGCGTGGCCGGGACCCTCTACCTGGTCGGGACCCCCATCGGCAATCTGGAGGATATTACCCTCCGGGCTCTACGCATCCTGCGAGAGGTCGACCTGATCGCCGCCGAGGACACCCGGCAGACCCGGCGGCTCCTGCATCACCACGGGATCCGGACCCCGCTCCTGTCTTACCATGCGCACAACGAGGCGGCCCGCGTCCCGGACCTGGTGCAGCGCCTGCGCGAGGGCCAGAACATCGCCCTGGTGACGGACGCAGGGATGCCGGGGATCTCGGACCCGGGCCGGCTCGTGGTGGATGCCGCCCTGAAGGCCGGTCTACCGGTCCGGGTGGTCCCCGGGCCGTCCGCGGCCGTCGCCGCGCTCGCCCTGGCAGGGCTGCCGGCCGGGGTCTGGCTCTTCGCGGGCTTTCTGCCCCGGCGGCCCGGTTCGCGGCGCGAAGCGCTGCAGGCGATCCTCACCACAGGATACACGGCGGTGCTGTACGAGGCGCCCCACCGGGTGGTGGAAACCCTGGCGGACCTGGCGGCGCTCGCCCCCGATCGGCAGGTGGCGGTATGCCGGGAGCTGACCAAGCAGTTCGAGGAGGTGCGCCGGGGGAGGCCGGCGGAGCTTGCCGAGCACTTCCGGACGGAGGGCGCGCGGGGGGAGTTCACCCTGGTGATCGGTCCGCCGGCGCATTCCTCCCGCGAGCCGGGCGAGGAGCCGGGGCGGGTACATCCCGCGCTCCCCGGGACGACGGGTGGGAGCGGGAGCGGCGGAGAGGAAGCCCTCTGGCAGGCCTACGCCGCGCGCGTGCGGCAACTGGAAGACGAGGGGCTGGACCCCCGGGAGGCGACGCGCCGGGTGGCGCGGGAGTACGGAGTGCGGCGCCGGGACGTCTACCAGGCTGTGCTGCGGGTTCGCTCCCGGGGAGCCGGGCCCCGGCCGGACGGTGCGCCGGGAGGATCGTGAGCGCAACGAAAAACAGCACCCTCCCCAGGTGAAGTCGGGTGCTGCGTCCGTGTTCTGTCTCCGGTCCGGTCGATTCGGCTGGCGGTGAGTCCCCCGTTACCCACCGCTCACCGAGGCAGTGCCGGAACTAACCGGCGCTGGCCATCGCGCGGCTGGCCATCTGGGTCAGGCAGTTGTGGCAGACGTTCTTCCCCTTGAAGTTCTCGACGTTGGCGGCGTTCCCGCAGAACACGCACGCCGGCTCGTACTTGCGCAGGATGATCTTGTCCCCATCCACGTAGATCTCCAGCGAGTCCTTCTCCTCGATGCTCAGCGTCCGCCGCAACTCGATCGGGATCACCACGCGGCCCAGTTCGTCTACCTTGCGCACGATACCGGTCGACTTCATCATGCTGGAGTCCCCCTTCTGTTCCAAATCCATACAAGGCCAACATCATGCTCCAAATATGTTTGAAACCGGCACTGACTGGGGACTGAAAACCGGGGTGGCTCAGGCGAACACCCACACATACGCCACCCGCGACTACGATAACCATAATTGGAACAACGTCCTAAGTCAAGGGGAAAGTCGGACCCTTAGGGGGAATCCTCTCCCTTTACTGGTCATCTTGACCGGGGGAGTTCGCTCGTTCCTGCGCGCTGGCCCGATCGCGCCCGGTGACGCTTGGCAGTATTCGACAGGGCAGGGAGACTCTCCTTCTGTACGCAAGCCGCTCGCCGTTCGGAATCCTCCATAAGAAAGAGCGGTCAGAATAGAAAAGTGCTACCCACACGGAGCGCGCCGGTGCGGGGAGCCGCCACAGCCGCTTGACAGCTCCACCCACGGACGCTAGAGTTTGGGTATACGAGGCGATGATGGGGAGCGAGTACGGAGGGAGGCCGCTGCAGCGAGCCCGGGAGGGTGCGAGCCGGGTGCGTGGCGAACTCCGGAACATGGCCCTGGAGCTGCCGGCCGAAACCCGGAGGAGCGGGCGCGGAGCGAGCCGGGGTGTAGGTCGGGCCGGCCGGCCCCCGTTAGCGGGCCAGGGTATTGAGGCCGGTGCCTCGCCGGCTGCGTACCCGGAGAGGCCTGCGCCGCGAGGCGCGGGCGAATCAGGGTGGTACCGCGGGAAACAGACCCGCCCCTGCGAAGGGGCGGGTCTTTGCATTCTGTTACCCTGTGCATGGGGAGGCGCTTCGCGTGGCGGAGAAGTTCTACATCACGACGCCCATCTACTACCCCAGCGACCGGCTGCACATCGGGCACTCGTACACCACCGTGGCGGCGGACGCGCTCGCCCGCTACCACCGCCGGCTGGGGCACGATACGTGGTTCCTCACTGGCACCGACGAGCACGGTCAGAAGATCGAGCGGCGGGCGCAGGAGGCGGGGAAGGAGCCCCAGCAGTTCGTCGACGAGATCGTCGCGAGCATCAAGGATCTCTGGAAGGCGCTCCACATCTCATACGACGACTTCATTCGCACCACTGAGCCCCGCCACGAGAAGGCGGTGCAGGCCATCTTCACCCGGCTCTACGAGCAGGGCGACATCTACAAGTCGGAATACGAGGGCTGGTACTGCACGCCCTGCGAGACGTTCTGGGTCGAGTCCAAGCTCAAGGAGGGCAAGTACTGCCCGGACTGCGGCCGGCCGGTCGAGCGGATGCGGGAGGAGAGTTACAAGTTCCGTCTCTCGAAGTACGCGGACCGGCTCCTGAAGCACATCGAGGAGCACCCGGACTTCATCCAGCCCGAGTCGCGCCGCAACGAGATGATCGCCTTCATCCGGCAGGGGCTGGAGGACCTGTCCGTCAGCCGCACGGCGGTCCGCTGGGGCATCCCGGTACCCTTCGACCCGGCGCACACGATTTACGTGTGGATCGACGCGCTGTCCAACTACGTGACGGCGCTCGGCTACGGGTCGCAGGACGACTCGCTCTACCGGCGCTACTGGCCGGCCGACCTGCACCTGGTCGGCAAGGAGATCGTGCGGTTCCACACGATCATCTGGCCGATCATCCTGCTCGCGCTGGGCGAGCCGCTGCCGAAACAGGTCTTCGGCCACGGCTGGCTCCTCTTCGGCACCGCCGGCGAGAAGATGTCCAAGAGCAAGGGGAACGTCGTGGACCCGCTGGTGCTCATCGACCGCTATGGCGTCGACGCGGTCCGCTACTACCTCCTGCGGGAGGTCCCCTTCGGCGCCGACGGCACGTACACCGAGGACGCGCTCGTGCTGCGCACGAACGTCGACCTGGCCAACGACCTGGGCAACCTCCTCAACCGGACGGTCGCGATGATCGACCGCTTCGCCGGGGGCAAGGTGCCCGACCCGGCAGGCGGCGACGACGGCGTGCTCCGCGAGGCCGTCGCGGAGGCCCTGG
Coding sequences:
- a CDS encoding AbrB/MazE/SpoVT family DNA-binding domain-containing protein, producing the protein MKSTGIVRKVDELGRVVIPIELRRTLSIEEKDSLEIYVDGDKIILRKYEPACVFCGNAANVENFKGKNVCHNCLTQMASRAMASAG
- the holB gene encoding DNA polymerase III subunit delta', whose translation is MGWSEVVGQPVAVRLLRGAVAAGRVAHAYLFSGPEGTGRRTAARVLAKALGCEAPPVPGDACDRCRHCTRVDRGVHENVLVVEPRGREIRLWQVVHREESDRQGAVPLSDFLVVRPAEGARKVVIVDGAETLNPEAANSLLKSLEEPPPYAHILLLTANPAAVLPTIRSRCQTVQFAPIAPGVIEAALRDEGVQAEAARLAAALAGGSLGRARALVKDEALLRRRQEVGELLAEVPRRDDAWRLARAEELDQRREELPAVLDLMVLWLRDAMVVAEGGRAPGDPAQADDPTGRILTDLVRWGRERLIRGLEAVEAARGQLDRNANPRLVLDVLLLRLGA
- a CDS encoding PSP1 domain-containing protein translates to MVRVVGVRFRRAGKIYYFDPGDLPLRRGMHVIVETSRGMEYGEVALPPRFVEEDEVVGELKPIVRVATPEDDRRMEENRRRQEEAFRICLEKIDAHGLPMNLVDAEYTFDGSKLVFSFTAEGRVDFRQLVRDLAAVFRTRIELRQIGVRDEAKLLGGIGPCGRVLCCSSFLSDFAPVSIRMAKDQNLSLNPTKISGLCGRLMCCLRYEQGHYGPARPAVSTEDLLTAAQAEPAGVPAELEQEPDLVLAGADEGEGPLLDLLAAEEVSAGEEVEAAHPAPAPGAGRRRRRRRGGRGRRSEPGQPPAAGPAGS
- a CDS encoding cyclic-di-AMP receptor, with translation MKLVIAVIQDKDAHRLLEGLMQAGFGATKLASTGGFLREGNTTLLVGVEDERVDEVIGIIRRTCKAREQLVTPLAPMSGSAESYLPYPVEVQVGGATVFVLQVDRFEKF
- the rsmI gene encoding 16S rRNA (cytidine(1402)-2'-O)-methyltransferase yields the protein MAGTLYLVGTPIGNLEDITLRALRILREVDLIAAEDTRQTRRLLHHHGIRTPLLSYHAHNEAARVPDLVQRLREGQNIALVTDAGMPGISDPGRLVVDAALKAGLPVRVVPGPSAAVAALALAGLPAGVWLFAGFLPRRPGSRREALQAILTTGYTAVLYEAPHRVVETLADLAALAPDRQVAVCRELTKQFEEVRRGRPAELAEHFRTEGARGEFTLVIGPPAHSSREPGEEPGRVHPALPGTTGGSGSGGEEALWQAYAARVRQLEDEGLDPREATRRVAREYGVRRRDVYQAVLRVRSRGAGPRPDGAPGGS
- the metG gene encoding methionine--tRNA ligase, which translates into the protein MAEKFYITTPIYYPSDRLHIGHSYTTVAADALARYHRRLGHDTWFLTGTDEHGQKIERRAQEAGKEPQQFVDEIVASIKDLWKALHISYDDFIRTTEPRHEKAVQAIFTRLYEQGDIYKSEYEGWYCTPCETFWVESKLKEGKYCPDCGRPVERMREESYKFRLSKYADRLLKHIEEHPDFIQPESRRNEMIAFIRQGLEDLSVSRTAVRWGIPVPFDPAHTIYVWIDALSNYVTALGYGSQDDSLYRRYWPADLHLVGKEIVRFHTIIWPIILLALGEPLPKQVFGHGWLLFGTAGEKMSKSKGNVVDPLVLIDRYGVDAVRYYLLREVPFGADGTYTEDALVLRTNVDLANDLGNLLNRTVAMIDRFAGGKVPDPAGGDDGVLREAVAEALAGMRENMDRLLISDALASLWKVVGRANKYIDEQAPWNLARDPGKQDRLGAVLYSLAETLRVLAVALTPFLVETPEKIWDQLGLDPSGVRTEPWDEATRWGGLRPGTAVRRGDPLFPRIEAERAEAPGDGEPAGTAEVPEGVALIDYADFQKLDLRVARVLSAEPVPKTDKLLRLELDVGGEPRQIVSGIAEHYRPEELVGRLIVIVANLRPRKLRGVESHGMLLAASTENGELSLVTLDRPLPSGSRVR